A window of Marinobacter sp. es.042 genomic DNA:
GATTTTTTCAGCCAGTGCTTTGGCACTTAGTGCCGCCATTTGCTCATCAACGCCAAGACTGTCCACCAAAACAACAAACTCATCACCGCCTAAACGCGCGACCGTATCACTCTGCCGAACCAAATTGGCAAGTCGCTTTCCCACTCGGTGCAAAAGCACATCACCGACACCGTGTCCGGCGCTGTCGTTTAAATTCTTGAACTTGTCCAGATCCAGAAAAAACAGCGCCGCATAGTGATTGTGTCTCTCACAGTTCGCAATAACGTGCTGCAGACGATCCAGCAACAACCGACGATTGGGTAATTTTGTCAGTGCGTCGTAAAACGCGAGCTGATTGATTTCGCGCTCGCGTTCCTTGCGCTCGCTTATGTCACGGACAATTCCAATGAAGTTTATATCGCCCGACTGCTCTATCTCGACAACACCGAGTTCCATTGAGAAGACTGACCCGTCTTTACGAACGCCCTCCAGTTCACGAACACGGCGACCCGTTGCATCGCCTTTCTCGGTTTTAAAGAAATATTCCAGGTAATCCGTTTGGCCTGCCGTGTGCGGCGAGGGTATGAGAACGTTTATGTTTCGCCCCAGGATTTCACTGCTGTTATAACCAAAAATCTGCTCTGCCGCCCGATTAAACGTTATCACGGCCCCTTTCCCATCGGTTCCAATGACACCGTCCAGCATATTCTCGACGATAGCTCGCATTTGAATTGACTGATGCTGTAGCGTGGTTTCTGCAGCAATTTGGGCGGTGACGTCGAAATGGGTACCAAGAAGCCATTCTGCCCGGCCATCGCTGGTGCGAGTCGAGATTCGTCCCCGGGTATTGATCCACACCCAGTGGCCCTTCTTGTGTTTCATGCGCATATTTGCCTCGTAAACCGAGGCAAGCCCAATCGTATGCTTTTCAAGCTGGCGAGAGCAGTAAGCAAGATCTTCCGGGTGGGTAAGCTTCTCCCAGGTTGCGCGATTTGTGGGTACTAGCTCGTTCAGTTCGTAACCGATAAGAGCCGCCCACTTATCATTAATCTGCAGTTCACCCGTTTGAATATTAAATTGCCAGGTACCGATAGCGTTGGCGTCAATGACAGCCTTTAATAATTTGTCGCTATTTCGAATACGCTCATCGTTTTGTTTTGCCCGGGTGATATCTGTTTCGATGGCAATGTAACCCTTAACGCGTCCACTTTTGTCCCGCATCGGATTACAGGCAATTCTCACCCAGTAAGGGGCGCCCGCTTTCGAATAATTAACAACATCAACATTGAAGCCTTCGTGATTCATCAACGCATTTCGCATGAAGCTTACCGTTGACTCATCTGTACCCTCACCTTGAAGCACATCACCCGGGCGCCGGCCGGCCATTTCGTCCATGTTGTAACCGGTCATATCAGTCAACGCATTATTAATCCAGACCACATGGCCATGTTCGTCCGTGATCATGACGCCATTGGTGGTCTGTCTTGCCACTTCTGAGAGCCGTTCAATTTCATCGTTAATCAGGGTTTGTTCAGTTGTGTCCCGGACGATGACCAGCACTTCTCTATGGTCAATTTTTTTGTATCGGGCCTCGAACGTTTTTTTGGTATCCCCAAGAAAATACTCGTGATAAGTGATTTCTCCGCCGGCATTGAATGCTTGCTCAACCTTGCCCATGAGCTCACCGGCAAGATCACCGGGAATGACCTCTTCGATGGTGCGGCCAAGCACTTGGTGACGGGGCTTTAGTAGGTCAGGGTGTTCATTGCAAACCAGGAAACGGAACTCTCGATCAATCACGAAAACCATGTCAGGAAGCGTCGAGATTATTGATGATGTCCGAGCCAGATTCGACATTAACTGACTCTCGAATTGAGCCTGATCGGCTGATGCGATCTCGTGCTCAATCATATCTGCAAAATCCCGAAGTGCTTTCTCATGCCCACTAGAAAACTGGCGGGGCAATGGATCAATAATGCACAGAGTTCCGAGCGCCAGACCTTCCAGATCGCGTACCGGGGCGCCGGCATAGAACCGGATATTGGGATTCATGGTTACGAGGGGGCTTGAAGCGAACCGTTCATCCTTCGTGGCATCGTTAACCACAAGGATCTCATCGCCCAATATCGCGTGAGAACAGAAAGAAATATCTCTTCGCGATTCGACAAAGTCAAAACCTACTCGGGATTTGAACCACTGTCTGTCTGAATCAACGAGGGAAAAAAGACACGATTGAACTGAAAAGAACTCTGCGGCCAGGCGTGTGATTCGATCAAACCGCTCCTCTGCCCCCGAATCAAGCAGGCGGCTACTATGGAGGCTGATTAACCGTTTGGCCTCATCAATGGGATGCTTTGATATATCCAATTTGGCAACCTTTTAGCCACGAAAGAGTGGCCGTGGCCACTGAAAACAAGCGTCCATGCTGGCTGGATTTTCAGTATACAGTGAGAACCAATTAAAAGCCGATCAGAGGCCGTAAACGACATAGTTCAACTGCCCCGGAGCCGAGTGCACCTTTCACAGAGTAGCAAGATAGGCAGAAATTGCTCGGAGAGAAGCGAAACCCCGGCCACTGGACCAACCTTGGCAGAGCAAGGGGCGAACGCGAGCTTGATGCGGGATACCAGCAAAAGCCACCGTGCGACGATAGCTTTGCTGGCTGATGAGATTTAACGAAGCACAACCAGAGGTTTTTGAGCAGTCTTGAGCATCGTGGTGGTGGTGCTGCCCACGAGGAACTGGCGGATACGGGAGTGCCCGTAGGCGCCCATCACCAGAATGTCGATATCATGCTCTTCCTGGTAGGCGTGCAATGTGGGCTCGACATCACCGGCGCGGATCGCCAGAGTGATCTCGGATTCCAGCCCAGCCAGCATTTTCTCGGCTTTTTTGAGCTGTTCCCAACGGTCATTGGTATCCGCTCCAACCATCACCAGATGCAGTGGCATGCCTTTGAGAACCGGGCTGCCGGCCAGCAATTCCACACCCTTGAAGGCCGTGGCACTGCCGTCGAATGCCAGCATGGCACTGCGAGGCTGGGTGTACTCATCCGGCACCAGGAGAATCGGGCGATGCATGCTGCGAATCACCGTCTCCAGCTGGCTGCCAATGTGGGTGTCACGCTCCGAGCTGCTCTCACCGTGCAGCCCCATGACCAGCAGCCGGGTCTGATTCTCCAGCGCCAGCAGGGACTCGGTCAGGTCCCCATGTCGCTGTCTCTGCACCACGTCGGAGATGCCCGCTTCGCCAACCCGCCTTTGGGCTTCATCCAGCATGTGATGCCCGTGTTCGAGGGCCAGTTTGGCGCGTTTTCGATCCAGCTCTGCGAGGTCCTCCAGCAACTGTTCACGACTGCCAAGGCCGATGCTTCCGGCCAGATCCGGCTCTGCCGGATAACGCTCTTCATCAAGCACGTGCAACAGCATCATGGGCGTTTCCATGTGCTTGCTGGCCCAGCTGGCGTAATCGCAAACTGCGGGAGCGGCCTGGGAGCCATCAATACAGGCAACTACTCGTAACATCTCAACCTCGCCTTCATGATCCTTGTGATTTTTATTCTGACTGCGATCGCTGTTGGATTCCCTGGTCTGTGTCATGTCAGTGTCCCATCAGCTGGTCAACGGCGTCCGGCTTGTCGTGCACACCAAAGCGGTCAACGATCGTGGCACTGGCTTCATTCAGCCCGATAACTTCAACCTCCGAGCCTTCCCGGCGGAATTTGATCACCGCCTTGTCCAGGGCGCCCACCGCCGTAATATCCCAGAAGTGCGCGCGAC
This region includes:
- a CDS encoding EAL domain-containing protein, translated to MDISKHPIDEAKRLISLHSSRLLDSGAEERFDRITRLAAEFFSVQSCLFSLVDSDRQWFKSRVGFDFVESRRDISFCSHAILGDEILVVNDATKDERFASSPLVTMNPNIRFYAGAPVRDLEGLALGTLCIIDPLPRQFSSGHEKALRDFADMIEHEIASADQAQFESQLMSNLARTSSIISTLPDMVFVIDREFRFLVCNEHPDLLKPRHQVLGRTIEEVIPGDLAGELMGKVEQAFNAGGEITYHEYFLGDTKKTFEARYKKIDHREVLVIVRDTTEQTLINDEIERLSEVARQTTNGVMITDEHGHVVWINNALTDMTGYNMDEMAGRRPGDVLQGEGTDESTVSFMRNALMNHEGFNVDVVNYSKAGAPYWVRIACNPMRDKSGRVKGYIAIETDITRAKQNDERIRNSDKLLKAVIDANAIGTWQFNIQTGELQINDKWAALIGYELNELVPTNRATWEKLTHPEDLAYCSRQLEKHTIGLASVYEANMRMKHKKGHWVWINTRGRISTRTSDGRAEWLLGTHFDVTAQIAAETTLQHQSIQMRAIVENMLDGVIGTDGKGAVITFNRAAEQIFGYNSSEILGRNINVLIPSPHTAGQTDYLEYFFKTEKGDATGRRVRELEGVRKDGSVFSMELGVVEIEQSGDINFIGIVRDISERKEREREINQLAFYDALTKLPNRRLLLDRLQHVIANCERHNHYAALFFLDLDKFKNLNDSAGHGVGDVLLHRVGKRLANLVRQSDTVARLGGDEFVVLVDSLGVDEQMAALSAKALAEKIGTDFHRSFDLNGLTYNCSVSIGITLFNDGSLQHLDLLKRADLAMYQSKGTGRNRICFYDPKMQVVVDRRMEIEQDLHRAIHDRQFELHYQKQVDQDGQLIGAEVLLRWQHPEKGLISPAEFIPSAEETGLIVPLGKWVLVEACRTLAKWSEDPERVGITIAVNISVAQFSEQDFVKTITETLKASGADPKKLKLEITESLLASNAPDIRAKMFELQCLGVSFSIDDFGTGYSSLAYLKELPIDQLKIDQSFVRDILNNPNDRAIAQAVITLAESMWLSVIAEGVESEEQRNLLLEMGCKAYQGYLFGRPCNLEDFSFV
- a CDS encoding universal stress protein, yielding MTQTRESNSDRSQNKNHKDHEGEVEMLRVVACIDGSQAAPAVCDYASWASKHMETPMMLLHVLDEERYPAEPDLAGSIGLGSREQLLEDLAELDRKRAKLALEHGHHMLDEAQRRVGEAGISDVVQRQRHGDLTESLLALENQTRLLVMGLHGESSSERDTHIGSQLETVIRSMHRPILLVPDEYTQPRSAMLAFDGSATAFKGVELLAGSPVLKGMPLHLVMVGADTNDRWEQLKKAEKMLAGLESEITLAIRAGDVEPTLHAYQEEHDIDILVMGAYGHSRIRQFLVGSTTTTMLKTAQKPLVVLR